The sequence taaaaaccaaaatgaccaaataaaatataatcaatAACTTTAATAATTTTGCACGCTTCCATCTCAAATCAAATGATCAATCTTTTCTTCCGGATCTTCAAAGAAATCAGAAAGATCAAAATGTGCCGAAAGAGATGGGCATTGGCTTTAATATTCACCTTGATGTATAAAATTAGTTTCAACATCTTTTGCCTTTTCTTttgatgcttgataaagatCAACAAGGTGTTTCGGTGTACGACAATTATTATATCAATGtatatattttatctccatatctaTAGCACCCATTTTTTGAATTCATTGATTTATCATTTTGACCACTTTCAACATTTTTCTCTTGGTCATTACCACACTTTTTGGAACTTCCATTCCTTtgatcattattattattattataaccaTCGTTAAAGTAACGAGGTTTTTCATGCCCACGACCATGTGGATGAAAGCGTCCTCGACCGCGGTCACGACCACGGCAACGACCACGACCGAATTCGGTCTTATTTTGTTTAATCTTTTCATCATGCATTGTCGCATTCACTTCAGGGAATGGGTTGGCTCTGGTGGGACGGATTTAATGAGTTTTCATCAATAATTCATTATTTTGCTCAGCCACAAGCAAACAtgaaatcaattcagaatacTTTTTGAAGTCTTTCTCTCTATACTGCTGTTGCAGGAGAACATTAGAGGCATGAAATGtggaatatgttttttttttcaacaaatCATCATAAGTTATTTTCTCTCCACACAATTTCAATTGCGAACTGATGCGAAATAATGCAGAATTATATTCACTTACAGACTTAAAATCTTGTAAGCGCAAGTGCATCCAATCATAACGTACTTTTGGAAGAATCGCCGTCTTTTGATGGCTATATCTCTCTCTTTCAAATTATTTCATAGATCAAGCGGATCTTTTATCGTCAAATACTCAATTTTCAAACCATAATGAAGATGGTGACGAAGGAATATCATAGCCTTTGCACGATTTTGCGGtaattcattattttcatctttGATGGTATCTCCAATACTCATAGCATCTAGATGTATTTCAGCATCTAGTATCCAAGAAATATAATTCTTGCTGGAGATATCAAGAGCGGCAAATTCAAGCTTTGAGATATTCGACATGATAGAATCTATATAAAACACAAAAGTCATAAATATTCATTAATACACAAATTTAAATatgaatataaaaatttaaattttgacatTAAAATTTAACGATGAGCATTAATAATAGTGCACACCAATAATTCATGCTTATATTTAACAAATTAACAAAACGACAAGCACTAACAACAAATAAGCactaacaacaaataaaaatactcaATATTTCGGATAATGATGTCAATCCACATTCATGTATTTTATATGTTTACGTATATCTCATCAACACATAAAAGTCCGTAAAAGATAAACTTTCAGAATGAACTCAGCACAACTTTTACCAAAGAGAAAACAATCGGAGATCTAATATGAAATACGTGTTTCTGCATATTCGGTTCAGTATAAGTCATAGGcgattttaaaacaaaatatctTTCGAGTGAAAATTGGCAAGAAATAGAAAAATCGTGTTGATAACGTGttgtaaaataaagaaaaaactaACCAAATAATATGCAAAGAAATATGCAAAGAAAATAAGTAAATTCAATGTATCAAATGTGTTATATGAGTGACCTATTTATAGGTACAAGAAAATGGAGATAAGATCAAATAAATTGATTTGATCACGATTTTATATCATCTCTTTGAGATTTGAATATAACTCTATGATAACTCAATCTTTGATATTATAACAGTTTTGTTATATTTAATGCATTTTTGTTCATTTTACTGTGATTAGCTCAAATTTTGTGTCAGAATTTTTCCGTATTGACCAGCTCAGTTCTTGCACAAATTTATATgttaagaaatatatatatatatatatatatatatacataggcTTTCGAGCTGCTAACTTAGCTTAATTGTCACaaagataaaatatatatatagtactaGTTTTTGTTCACCCCCTCTAAAGACATATTCGATCTTAAcatttttgattaattttttactTTAATTTAATTGAATGCTTCAGTTTTAGCTAGTAGGTGATCAAGATCAGATCGCTACATTATCTAATAGCAACtaaattttaatgaatttttttattttaattttaaaattggcATCCACATTTTAACTTCAgtacatacaatatatatatatatatatatatatatatatatatatataatgagatTTGATTATATGGGCAACCATCATGGGCAACTACGTGAGCAACCGTTGACGTGGCAATCACTCATTGGGTGTACAAGGTGTCACGTCAGCTGTTGTCCACGTAGTTGCCCATGGTGGTTGTCCATGtgatcaaaactctatatataacTCCATATAATAATAGGACATTGATATTTACATTTCACTTTTTTTTAAATGCActccatatttaattttatttaacataATATGTCAATGATACCCTTTTCTTGATTATTCTATTTCAAGTATATATATTAAgagcaatgctacatgtacaaccaATTTTGTACAACAAATCTTACAATACaatgcaaaaattaaatatatcaaaatctcacgataaatttaatacaaaatctcgcgataaaataacaaatatcacgatataatggttgtaaatatcgttgtataCGATATTTTTTGTACCTTTAGCATTATCCATATATTAACGATGGAATCATGAAATTGATTTATctctaaaatttcaaatatgatCTATGTTTCCGCGTTTAAGAATTagaaattttcaattatttaccataattttctatcatatatacataaaaatataaacGTGGAGCAGAGtttgaaaaataatatcattaatttaatatttttaatatgtaaTTTTTCAATTATTAACCATGATTTTCAATATGTAATTTCCtttcaaaaattacataacatttttatattttatcccAAATATTTAATAGGGATGAAAATTATTAGTTAATTGATTTCACAAAGTATTTGGGGGTAAAAACTTTTGGAGTAAAATAAGactttaattaaaatatgacattaattttattatgttatattaatttaatttctttttgCAAAATGTCTAATGATAAACTgtataactttaataaaatatattatgaaCATTATTTATTTGTGCAAACACTTTTTTGAGACAGTCTTATGGGTTAGTTTTGTGAGACAGGTCTTTTATATAGGTTAcccaagaaaaaaatattattttttattgtaaatatgaataTGGTTAACTCGTCTCACGGATAAATATTCGTGAGACCGAATCAAAAAAGATGTACTTATTATTTGACgtgatatttttaattgttaaaaCTATTTGCACCaaaatatattaactatttttattttgttttaaaatataaatgtatTTTTATAGGATAATGTGAttacttgaaaattttattttttaaagtttagaataaaaatattattatggaATAAGATATTAAAATAGGCTAATGAAATATCCCTTTAttggaaaaattaaaaataagaaaaatattaaaatcaacAATTAACAAATCGGGTAAAAAACCGAAAAACAAAAGTGACGATAATTTAATGAATTATGTACTTTTGCTTTTTAAACTTTTACATATTTTTTATACATTTAATGTTTTAAGTAACTTATTTTGGGAATTAAGATCATTAATAAATTtagtcaaaataaaataatcaataaaagggTATCATTGTTAATATATACTGTAAAAATTAAAGGTgagtatatttaaaaaaaattggagtgtaaatatcactttcttaataatcatcatcatcatcatgataATAAGAGTAATGTTATTTGCATTTCAATTTGTATTATCTACACTTCACTTtatgtaaaatatttatttccaaATGAAATgcaaataataacaaaattgttgaaaatatatataaatatatattattatttattgttgaatgttgaaggttgaaagttgaaaattgagttgtaaaatattgaaaattagtgtgtgatgatgtaattaatgatgtattaatttttgactaatctccaattgagatctataaataggtctctccatttgtgtagaaaaacacaattgaattgagagaaaaatattgtgaagtgtagagtttgatatattttgagttttggagtttttactttttaccataaatttttactttttcacaacaaaaataAGTGCAAAAAGGGACAATCTAATAATAACATCCGTAGTAAGAGTAACACCAACAAATCAACGTCACACAATTTAATGACGACGATGGTGTTGCCGCCCAGGCTCTAATCAATCTCGATTTGAATATCTGTATATTTTGGACTCAAATCATGATTCCAATAGTTTGTATTTTTATAAATAgatgtaattaattatatattattgacgTGACAAATTTTGAGACGTTAGATCTATCATTGAGGTAATACACATATTGTATGTTGAAATCTACCTTTTGAAAGATGTGTGCTTTTTAATTGTTACTAAGAAAATCACCCAAAAATATGATTtacgatttatttattttgaatgtTAATTTTACTAATATTACTCTCGCCTAAACAAAACATTTAAACCGCATGAATAAAATACTAGTTTACAATTCAAATTCATAGGCACGCGAATTTTTGTcacttaaattaaaattaaattacttctaaattattattatttaacgaTTAACATATTGTTTGGTCCCTACAATACAAGTCATAAATTAAACCATCGatcatttaaaaataatatagttGATCACACTAAAAATTAGTCTTTTATCACTCAGGATAAAGTACGAATATTTATTAGTTCATTTTACGATGGCGGCAGGCcttctcaaaatccataaatatGGTAATCTTCTCGTAGCCATCGTGTTTCCGAAAAAGGTCCAAAGCCTTTTGAGCTTCAATCAATGGAAAACGATGCTTGTCAATACGGACAACTTTTTGTTCAAGAATGAGAGGCCACAGATGAATTCTCACTTCGGCAATCACGGAAGCTAAATAATCCAAATCTCTAAATTGTAGATCGAAAACTGCAaacaataataaatatataatggtGATGAGGGTTCTAATTAAGCTAACAAAAAACACTATTGCAAATAAGCTAATAATAAGTTTTACCTTTAATTTCAGCATGTTTTTCTTGTAGTAAAGCGAGATCTATACGAGTACTATCCGTTCCATGAAAATCCACAATGACAACCTTACCCCCAGTTCGACAACAATTGATGTTTGCCTGGAGATCGAAAACTCCATAAGCAAGAACAAAATCAACACCTGAAAAGATTACTAAGTGGATAAAAACAGTCTCCACAATTTCAGTATTACTCTTTCGACAAGGCATTGGTTGTTCCATATTTCAACATGAAACTGTACATATATATGCTATGAACGTAAAATTAACGTGCTACTTTTATAAGAAAAGTTAGCTAGCATAATTACCACTGCACACAAGCATTTGGTGAGTTAAACCTCATTTGAATAAATTGAATCCTCCTGTATAGGACGTCTTAACAAGGTGAACCTCTTATAAGGTGATGAAGAGACCCATAAGCATCATCCATTCTGATGCCGACAAATCTATGGACATATGGAACATTTTCTATTTTCGATCAAAAATTAAACgagttgtttttaaaaaataattgatacAGCAGCTGCGGCCTACCGCATTATGGAGCTTAACAAATTCTACTAGGGAAGCcgaaagaaaagaaataaacaATTTATGGCGAGCATCAAATCTTCCAACAAAAGATATGAGAAACCTTACCCTTACCCTTACGTCCGGTTTTGTCAGTAACGGTTGTCACAAAGTTACGCGATGTGTCATCAACAGAAAAATCAGCGCCATAATGATTACAAATTGAAACCAATTCGCTACTTCCTTAAAAACCATCAACAAGAATGAGCATAAGCGACAATATAGACAATTAAGGGATCGATATTATGAATTGTCACGAAAATGAGAATGTCTTAAGATTATATGGAGTGAACAATATCACCTGTGGCAGCAATAACTTTTAAGCCCATGTACTTAGCATATTGTATTGCCAATGCACCGATCCAGCTAGGGCCTTCACGAATCTAAATGTCGTAGAACTCTAAATTAGTTAGACTGTGATGATTTGCCACAAAAGATAAGAACACATAGAAGAAAACTCTgatattacaaatgacaaactTAGGATTTTCACTTAACACATTACCtcactttaaaaaaaacaaaaaacaaaaacaaaaacaaaaagaaattaTAAACATAATGTTACACTCGGAAGTAATTATGTCAATGGAATGCAAATTCACATAACAAAAGGATGCAAGTATATATTATGTtgtatatatattgaaaatataAGACTTAACGTCTTAACCCAGGGTTTCCTCTGTACAGGTGTTCTCTCCACCTTACCCTAACTAAGCTAGTAAGCACATAAGATACAAAATAATTGAATCCAAATTCCTCCTATTATATCTCCCTCATCCCTTTCCCAAGTCACTCCCAGTAAAACTCTTCCATGGCCAGATACAGAGTCAATCCCATGACAATATCACCCTCTTAACTAATTAAGCCCATTAGACTTGAGTTCTGAACACAT comes from Henckelia pumila isolate YLH828 chromosome 4, ASM3356847v2, whole genome shotgun sequence and encodes:
- the LOC140866721 gene encoding uncharacterized protein isoform X1 yields the protein MKAMVAQKRWFSSILEQREVKMPEIKDNEVLIKVCSAGVNRGDIIDVATSDGGVCPGLECSGIIEAVGRNVSCWKVGERVCAILKGGGYTEQVAIREGPSWIGALAIQYAKYMGLKVIAATGSSELVSICNHYGADFSVDDTSRNFVTTVTDKTGRKGKGVDFVLAYGVFDLQANINCCRTGGKVVIVDFHGTDSTRIDLALLQEKHAEIKVFDLQFRDLDYLASVIAEVRIHLWPLILEQKVVRIDKHRFPLIEAQKALDLFRKHDGYEKITIFMDFEKACRHRKMN
- the LOC140866721 gene encoding uncharacterized protein isoform X2 — translated: MSVVGKLEKGFVPFSREEVILNKWLYGANCLLPLPDDIDLDYAAGLPYASCSIWSALFKTCDLQTIKDKRILIREGPSWIGALAIQYAKYMGLKVIAATGSSELVSICNHYGADFSVDDTSRNFVTTVTDKTGRKGKGVDFVLAYGVFDLQANINCCRTGGKVVIVDFHGTDSTRIDLALLQEKHAEIKVFDLQFRDLDYLASVIAEVRIHLWPLILEQKVVRIDKHRFPLIEAQKALDLFRKHDGYEKITIFMDFEKACRHRKMN
- the LOC140866721 gene encoding uncharacterized protein isoform X3, yielding MSVVGKLEKGFVPFSREEVILNKWLIWSALFKTCDLQTIKDKRILIREGPSWIGALAIQYAKYMGLKVIAATGSSELVSICNHYGADFSVDDTSRNFVTTVTDKTGRKGKGVDFVLAYGVFDLQANINCCRTGGKVVIVDFHGTDSTRIDLALLQEKHAEIKVFDLQFRDLDYLASVIAEVRIHLWPLILEQKVVRIDKHRFPLIEAQKALDLFRKHDGYEKITIFMDFEKACRHRKMN